Genomic window (Pieris rapae chromosome 4, ilPieRapa1.1, whole genome shotgun sequence):
TACGAATATTcaccattaaattattttgaatctgTGTACTATTatgaatgacaaaaaaaatatctaaattttttttatcaagaatAACTGATAAGAGACTCCTTATAATGACCCAGACCTTTGTTTTACCTTATTTCTCTTGACatggaataaatataattcaattaataaaagctaataaagttaataaaggTGCTAAAAGAGCTACTGTACTagtgtacacacgtaagaagtgaaacttctttgtgaACTTTTTTTCGAAAATGATCTactatttatgttaatttacagaaattggttaataaaattaaataaactaaagtttaacaaaaggcttttattatcatagacataatgcaaataatacaatcgtttcattttaccttattactaggattattacataatttcattaattgtattataattattacttttattgttatcgttattatgtttttgttattaatggttTTGAATCTCTTCGAATTAAACGTGGTACGGACAAGaaaagatggcgcgtaacgGAAAAATGTGATGGTAAATTAACAAGtccgataaagaagtttcacttcaaaaactaaaattgtcTTATGTAATTAAGAACTCGGTTCCTAGGTCAAACTACAACCGTTTCATGTTTAAGTTCaatggaataataaaatgtgttcTGGGCAGcaaacatatttacaattcCTATACTCAATCATTGAATTCcgaatatttcataatagttCTCAATACTTCTACTTTGCCCTAAGTAACTGAAGCTGCTAAAAGTTGGCAGTTATGTATTCTAgtggattaaaaatatttgttcggATAAATACCAGCAGCTAAGCGTTTaacaaggcagtttttgccgcgtgGAACCAGGtgctcactgaagtatttccgaaccaattcaacttagagtccttcaagaggTCGTACAAATTCccaaaaggccggcaacagactcgcgagccttctagcaTTGAGAGTCTTCATGAGCGGCGGTTTCAAGAAGGTCAGCCTTCAGTGGCTGACACATGCTAATTGCggatatacaaacaaaaattgccACAACCGTGATTCATACAACGTCAGAATTCTACTCGTAAATGGTTTAGAAACTACGTAATAAAATTCTAGATACATATCTCACGTTTACGTAACAGCtaacatatacatttacgTTCATTGTTTGATCACAGGTCGTGGATAACAATAGATGTATTCAAAaagttcttaatatatatcGGCATCACAATTTATGTATCAAATATAACTTCACCTTTGTTGCCACCGACTACTTGACGTGCTTGTCGTCTTAGtagttattatgttttataatagagTACCAACAGGCCTACGGTACGACCATGAAAGGCATCaaagcccatggacacccattaTAGTGaatgcgttaccggcctttgagggaagagtatctattttttatgtcatacAGGTTATAGTGAATACGTAAAAGTATAGGGTACGCAAAACCCGTGTATCAATTTGCAATGGTGGGAATCagttaatcaattaaattataaagaaagcAGACACAGAAATATGTCTGGCTCGCGACTGACTGACTGAAGAATATCTCATAGTGCAATGTGTTAGAGAGTTTCttatagcttttttattttttgtattaaaagcaaatgaatttttttatgggAAAAACGGATAGGAGGCTTATCTAATGCTAAgagataccaccgcccatggacactctcaataccaaAAGGGTTCCTGTGCGTTATGTTCGTGCCATgatgataccatgatgatcttatcttccaaaaaataaacgttgtttaagaattggtacgctcttctcTAGAACATCTGGTTCCagatagtggtggtgcgtggcagaAACTGCCgtaaatactgatggaatttcgtattctgcgtacgtccgatgatgaaactcagctaaAGGCGTTCCTCCGTATAACTCTGAATATGTATCATAGTGCGCATtctattatcttatatataatataaagaatagaATTACTTATCAATAGCCAATCCTATCTTTTATTAGGTAAAGAGTTGAAGACTCGCAAGGCACGGAGTACGGAGCAGCCAGGAGGTGGTCTTGCTAAAGGGGGTAGCTCCCTGGGCTTGCCACTCTTAAGTAAATGCAATGGAGACAGCGACAGTATAAAGAGCAGATCCAGAAATGGGAGGTATGTTAAAccataaaagttatttacaaattaaccAATTGCAGCACTTGGTTGGTTTTGCCGAGATCAGTTATCTTTAAGAGATTGGtcttctgtgtctgacactAGTCAGAGATTTATGTCTTGTCTAAGATATTCCTATTACCTCACGCCTTTATCAAGCAAGAACATTCTAGAGGTCCTGTATTCCATTGCAGACTTCATACTGAGAGTCGTATGCGCttaaaaacaactaatattttcATCTACTTAGCTATAAACTAGCCTAAATCACCGgctattattacaataacaatccatacttaaaattttaacacatcgacaatatacatgtatatctTGCAAGTTATAACTAACGGAATGCTGTCTCATTCCCCCACAACGTAaatatttgacagaaagaaaCAAGTAAGTGTTATAATTCGAGTTAAgtataaaaccttttataaaatagtttttatttcaaattatttttacctaaAATCCAATCATTACGTGATAGGCCTTGAACCATCACCTGGCGGAAAGTGTATAAGATTgtccaataaatattaaatgcacaaTCAGTCACCGGCGCCCCTCGTCACGCGAACCAATTTCCAGCGAAGCCTATGTTAGTTTGGGGCAAATTGATGGGCAAAGGCCATCCTAATGattacaaaagttttatataaaaataaaatatcagatttaTTTGATGATTATTAAAACCTAGTCACGTTCTTCATTCCCTAAAGTTGTATTAGTGTTTCACATATTCCTCCATTCCCCCTGTCTTCGGCAAGCCTTTTTTtcacattcataagtgtacattgtgttacctacaggaataaattattattgacttGTGTAATATTAGGTCCTGCAAGAACTTTAACTTGGGCGGTCTAATATGGGTCTTGTATCTTTCACTCTACAAGATTTAACCTATGGGTATCCCTTACACATTGAAATCAATATTccttcagtttttttttataatttgtacgctTGGCTGAGTGATTGCCACACTAAATCAAGTGTACTAGTTCAagaatatcaataattttctcAATGCACTTACTCTCTTTTATACTAACACTCTCCACCTACCATTTAATCGATACCTTCCCaaacataattacatttacttcTGGTGTGTACAAACGTTTCTACCTTGTGtgtgtttctttgttttagtaataagtctcagttttctttttcttattcatataatattttaggaaCAATTGTTGAACAACTCCATTAAACTGTTGGATGAGAGAAGTACCGCTGTATACGGTAATAATAGTGTACGTACAGTCCAGTACAATAGTGacatgttttgaataaaaaaaaatcgattttgatttgatttttgattgCAGACTGTTGGCAAgcgtttgtaaataaacaaacgcGTTTTCAGTTGaagtaacatatttttgtttctttctataaataatagcacacgtttttttaaataaatataaaatgggtAATTGAGTACAACTGTACTATCagcaaattttttttgatagattaactaattatgaaaaagtaatcaattaaaacttaaaaaaatcgactACTTGTAATTACTATTTGATATTTGACTATTTTGATTTTGTGAAGACGTaccattaaaatcaaaatattaaaaatctcgTAAAATACGTCTGCATTAATGGCATTCCAGTGGTAGCAGAAGTAGCAGGACTGGCAGCGTAGACCGGAGCACCCGTGGTTCCAGCACTACCCTCAACTCTGATGAAGATAACATCAATgtagtaataaggtaaataACAAATAGTTGTGCTGTAAAGCTACCTCTTTCATACCTAATCTGGTTTTGCTGGTTAAGAAAATctgctaatattttttatttttgagctTGTgacatattgtattatttacaattattttaaatgctaaATGGTCCTTTAAGCTTTATCTATTATTACTTCAAGTATTCGATTTTAAACCGTAATCCTATAACCTAAGAATAAGGAAAAACAACCAGAAAACTCACATAAGTTACATACGACCCAAGactgtacattttgctcactcaggctttcttagttttacaATCATGGCGCTTGCCTAAATCGACAGAGTTACGCACCGAGAGCATAGCCAGAtgcaggcactctcttcaactGTTACATTGCATTTATTCGTTTCATTGCAATTAACTAAATCGTGGGAATTACGCCGCGAGAGTAAAGCTAGACGTAGGCACTATCTGCGATTCTTACATTTCATtcgttacatataattaacatatcaATTAACATTCACATTGAAATATTACCTCATTACTATGAAACGAATGAATGCAATGTAAACCCTTTGATCCATGCACATACATATCTTGAAGTGAATTGATAattcaacaattttaattcacaATATAGTagaagtataaatataactttaagtTTGTTGAACAGAatcttattcaataaaaatgtttgcgATAAgtcgtttttaaattacaaaaatcattaGGAGTCTCCATTGCCTTATCACCGGTGTAATAGGTTGTTGACATTgagtaataaatgaattttattgatttttaccACCCTCATGGTAACTAGCTAATGTGGATTTTCATACCTCCAATTGTGATTAATTCAGTTGAAGTTTTTCTAGTTGTATAGGTGACCTACTACCCTGATATAGTTTGCTTTAAACTTCCGTAACAAATATTAGAGAGTTTGtttcacaaaacaaattaatgcTTAAAATCCGAACGGAATAAGcaaaagtaaaacatatttcggAGCGAGTGTCTTTAAATTTACCTCCTGAGATACGGTAAATAGTTGACTCGTTTCGAAAACGTCTGCGAAGTTTTCTTGGTAGATAAACTCTAATGCAATAACAGCGTACTACGTGgcatgatatattttactttacatgtttttaataagattaaactttttaattaatttttcatactgCTTTATCATTGCTTTTATATTTGTCATTATaacaattgatttttttttttatttattacatagttaAACACACACAATATTTCTCCTTTATAGTATATAGAATTTGTAGCTAAAGTAACTTTCCGAATTTAGAGTCCGGCCAGTAAACGAAAAGGAGCGGTCTATAAGGGAAAGAGATATGCTGGAATTTCCTGGCAAAGGGCAGATCATCTGCCACAGCACTACACCTGGACAGAAGCCCAAGGTGTTCTCCTACAACGTTGTATTTGAACCAGCTGCAACTCaggtaaatttatttctaaatctcTGTATAGCCTGTTATACTAAAGATTATTCAGTTTATTATTACCTACAAAAgcacaattattaataaaaaaataaataaatgacagaCGCTTCAACCTTTTTAGAtagacctcagatttctgtatttgtatcGTGACCATTTTTCCATCTAATAGGCATGTATGAGCCGACacatgccgtcgacttttgggtctaaggcaagccggtttccgtCACCGTtccagcgaatgttaaattcaaaggccggcagcaCGCTTGCGatccttctggcagtgcgagtatccatgggcggcagtatcacttaacatcaggtgagcctcctgctcgtctgccttgtgtaacataaaaaaaataaaaataaaaatgcgcacatagaaagaaagtctgtCTAGCCTTGGATCGAACTCACGACCCCCGGGGATGGCAGTCGCACGCTGATGCcgcataatattttaattgcctAATACTGAATTTTCAcacattaattttctttaggatgacgttctagaatattcagGCATCAAGCGATTACTCGAGATGGCAGTAGAAGGTTTCTCCTGTACAGCCTTTTGTTATGGTCAAACTGGGAGCGGAAAGACTCATACACTAACAGGACCACCTGGattggtaattatttatttttattaaaataaaaaatttaaaaaaatttggatGTAAATATCGTATATAATAGattttcattatgttttgAAGATTTACTTAATGTGTCTTAAGTCATCAATTGcctaataatatcaaatacatAGAGTTTCTTAAATGaacaattcaaattatttatattaaaaagaatttataaaaagttacgaGGCATAACATAAAAATGGTAGGCAACACTGGTTCAATGCGAGTtccatttattacaaatgccTATATCGAACTTAAccttaaaaatctatattagtaagtgttattacatataaaattaattgggTGAAAGACACCTAACACTAACAAACTTTATAGAGCAAAGTTGGCGGCCTCGTGGTCAATCGATCGATTTCCGCCCTCATGTCTATAGAATATCATCTATAGTTGATGGTTTGCGTTTTTAAGTTAGCATAACACAGTAATATTACTCATTTTCAGTTGGTAACaatgaaatttgtttaaagacCACAAAAGTTTAAcccattataaataaagagtaTGTAAAACTGGTTGTTTTGTCAATTAACATATTCAGCACGTTATTCTTAatagaccggcaacgcacttgctaGCCCTCTGACGATGTGAGCGTCTATAGGCATCACTTATCATGGTAAGCCAGGCATGTTTGCCCccgtaacataaaaaaagcatCAAGACTTTAGGTTCGATTTCTTGGATATCAAGAATCTGTTTTGAAATTGTGTGTCAGCCGTTAATCTCAAACTGTATAGGGCGaagttatatgtattgtaatcCATAAAAAATCGATTAGCAATTCGAATAGCCACGCCTATTCAAAAGATTTTCGACGAGTTTCATGGTCACGAAGAAATCAATCAATAGAACATATGCATATGACTTCCAATATCTGTTTCGCGTCGCTTGAAATTcacagtaaaaataatactttcaaactaaatacttaaatatttttgtacaatttgACCTTACTGTTAAAAGCTTGTCGCGTGACGTAACAGTGATAACTGCTTAATGATAACATAACAATGCTATCTACATGACATAGTTTGTTCATATTTgggtttataattatacataaacattgttaaaatatgattgactatattataatatacaaaattgatATGTTTCcagcattttatttacatctactactaatgttaataattatgtgcTAGGAAAGAacgcttttttttttaatttcttattctaCCCATCAACAACCCTTGTGGTGTGGGACGTAGTTTGTCCAATAATATTCCtgactaataatataatattcctaCTCGAtggaaaatgtataaatttcgTGATTTTCTCgtattaagattaattttcTCGAgtctaatatttaatttcctctAGGTGGAAGGTGGAACCAGTCCATACTCACCAGAACACGGCTTGGTTGTGCGATCCTTCGTCTACTTATATAGACTTATACGTGACCAACCAAATAGTCATTTTGTCCTGAAAGCTTCCTTCTTAGAGATTTATAATGAAAAGGTAATAAGACCTACTGCTACTGTAGTTGGATAAATgttgtattgtaatattttgtattatgccTTCCGTTTCGATACCGATGTGTAACTCGTTGCCCGTAGCTCTAAGTAGAAACAAGGCGGTGTTTGTGACTTCGATCTCAGggaaaccattttttttaatttatagtattaagCTACTAGAGCTGTTTTATATGTCTTCGTCTTCATTAACgtttattgattaatattaatatatatatataatttatgtttttattcaatgtgttattttttaatgattatgcTTTCTTATTGATTTAGAGTAACCTGTCAGGACTAgattgtgttttttgtaaataaaaaaatgaaataaaattaaaaatcatgacCACGTCTGTCAGTATGAAGGCTATGATGTCTCAGgttttattacagtttttaCAAATGAACATGTGGCTCTtgagaaatatacatatagagaatataaaaacatgATTGTATAATTcattatgattttatgtaaatttataattataataaaacgattGTCGTTTAGGAAGTCGCAAAACATCCTTCACGAAATCATTCCTTTCGTCATCTATAATTAACAGGTGATAGATTTGCTAAATCCAGGCAGTTCAAGGAAACCACTTCAAGTGCGCTGGTCGAAGGAGAGCCGAAGCTTTTATgtagaaaatttgtttatggtCGACTGCGAAGAGTTAGATGACCTATTTGCTGTTTTAGAGGAaggtatgttaaatattaatgttacttATAGATGATCAACGAAgttaaaaggaaataaaaagttcTGTACTCCAGTTGAGCTCGATAATACTTCAGTTTCTCTAGAAGTTTCTGCTTTCAATCTCTACGCTTGCCCCTGAGTAGTCCAGTAAACTAGTAGATGATATTGTTCGAACCTgactgaatttttaaatatttaagttcagattcgtttatttagtttttagttaatttgcTCATGCGAATCAACCAATCATAATCTGTAATGATCATTCATTACAGATTATGATTGGTTGGTCTAATAATTGCATAACTGCAGCTTTTCTGGAAAGGAATAAAAAGTCTaggattaagatatataaatatatataatttaaatttccacGATATAGTAGTATAACGGTCAAATTACTTAGTAGATTTTGATCAAGGTCCAATTGAAATAGGTACAAATCATAATATCATTAATTCATAGGTTCCACGATCTATACTTATGAAAGTCAATCGGTTCAAATACATCTCTTTTAAATCGCTAAGTTTTCCGTTtcacaaaaatgtttgtaaggagctgacTTTGAATCATGACACTCATCCCATTTTCaagctataaattattttaatattcaaaaatacgCATGGTGAAGTATTAAACaggaagattttttttaggaaTGCGTAACAGAGCAGTAGGCTCTCATGCAATGAACAGTCACTCATCGCGGTCGCACACGCTACTGTGCGTGCGCGTACGCCGTGACGTACGCACTGCCGGTGACGTCACGTGCTCCACACACGGCAAAATCAACTTTGTCGATCTAGCTGGTAGCGAGATGACCAAAAAGACCCATAGCACCGGGAAAACGTTGGAAGAAgcgaataatattaataggagCCTCATGGTTCTGGGTGAGGTGTCATCACACAGTTGAGCAAAATatggaaatttaaatatattaatttaagggataaaaataatttagtggcGGTACAACCTTTTTTGGGCTGGGCCTCAGATTAGTTACCAAGTGTCAAGGTAATGGGCAAGTAGGtcatcagcctcctgtgcctgacatacgcgcTTACTTTACTTTTTGAGTCTAGTCTAGTTTTGAGGTTTTCTTACGAAGTttcccttcaccgttcgagggaattttaaaatttttttggaaatgcgcacatagaaaggaagtccattggtgcgcAGTCTTCTTGCATCAGCAGCTCTTCTAGAACCTTCTATTTGGGTCTGTTCCTTACCTCCTCCATTTTCCCAAGaaacttttatattgtttcagCCAACAATTAATGAACATTAAATGgtttgacataaaaatataattgaaaagatTCTGTGTTATTAAGGGAACATTTTTGAACATACCAATCCAAAATGTTTTGCTGAGAATTAAACCAGCGCACGTGTGTTTATTACCAGGatagatatttttcaattttaaaacatacatacttttttatttaggttatTGTATAGCTCAGCTAAGCGATGGCAAGAAGAGAGGACACATCCCATACAGAGACAGTAAATTGACAAAGTTGCTGGCGGACAGTCTTGCTGGAAATGGCGTCACGTTgatggtaataataaatttaataaaataaaatacttttagtatggaatataagatagacaggtatccaaaattccacgtcattaaatttaaacaaattaaaaagcaCATAGAAATAGATAACGTACACGggtaacttttattattattttttttatacttagttattacatatacattccTTTTCTTTCTTACTTATGCGATTAAGGCGCAAACTAActgctgtggtctctggcataatttccagcgctgtggaatagtctgctcctcagcataatgctgagccaggccCAAATacaaccacagcacacacgcattgAAACGAGCCCTATaggaaaaagatttttttgttttttattgtttttgatatctctcgtttaattttttttctttgattactgTTATTATGTGTGGTTTAAACAcagttttagtttaataaaactactaacactacgttattaataaatgttatgtctatgtctatgtctagaTACATTGTCAGCTGTAAATATGagatgtataaatttaaactaacaaCTAAGAAGATGGGTAGAAAAAACCATACGTCTCTCGTATTCATAAACAAGATGTTGCGtggtattgtaataataataatattattgctgTAAATTACTTTCCCTagtgtaaaaaatgtaaagtacaataaacacaattaatcGGCAAACCGACAGCTTGTTCTTGGACAGAGGGGTCCTCTAAGCTTCCACTCTTCTCGGTGTCCAGCTTTACGTAACCACATATCGCTCATTGAATGCAAAACAGTCACAAACCGGAATCCTCATTTTTTAAAGGAGAGGCgaaacaaaatttcaaaaatgtttattt
Coding sequences:
- the LOC111004117 gene encoding kinesin-like protein KIF12 — its product is MSLKNLQMFQPLTHTYHRGTPMKAPPSALSRSISKSAETLAGSTRYGKELKTRKARSTEQPGGGLAKGGSSLGLPLLSKCNGDSDSIKSRSRNGSGSRSSRTGSVDRSTRGSSTTLNSDEDNINVVIRVRPVNEKERSIRERDMLEFPGKGQIICHSTTPGQKPKVFSYNVVFEPAATQDDVLEYSGIKRLLEMAVEGFSCTAFCYGQTGSGKTHTLTGPPGLVEGGTSPYSPEHGLVVRSFVYLYRLIRDQPNSHFVLKASFLEIYNEKVIDLLNPGSSRKPLQVRWSKESRSFYVENLFMVDCEELDDLFAVLEEGMRNRAVGSHAMNSHSSRSHTLLCVRVRRDVRTAGDVTCSTHGKINFVDLAGSEMTKKTHSTGKTLEEANNINRSLMVLGYCIAQLSDGKKRGHIPYRDSKLTKLLADSLAGNGVTLMIACIAPTKSNLSETINTLRYAARAKKIKSKPLVKMDARDALILSLKREVDTLQAENQHLRTALHIQTENIADSYGQRNRQIPLEANKLYQLPQSELVELIQLHMEENSALRHENSELFHIRDQLLRDQEILSRENERLLKKLEDVNSVCIRSPIIPARPTYSEAGSTDTNIWTNTASSSNSIHKES